The Acidobacteriota bacterium genome contains the following window.
TCGTCAACCGTGGTGCCCGTCCGCTCGAAGAGCTTCTTCATCGCCGGCACTGGCCCAATCCCCATGACCCGCGGATCCACGCCCGCGCTGGCCCACCCGGTGATGCGCGCCAGCGGCGCCAGGCCGCGCGCGCGCGCCCGCTCCTCGCTCATCACGACGACCGCGGCGCCGCCGTCGGTGATGCCCGACGAGGAACCCGCGGTGATGATCCCCGGCTGCCCGTCAACCGCGCCGAAGACGGGCGGCAGCTTCTGAAGCGACTCCAGCGTCGCCCCGCAACGCGGGTGCTCGTCGCGCCCAACGACCGTCTCACGTCCCTTCGCGTCCGCGATCGTGACCGGCGCGATTTCATCGCCGAAGCGGCCGGCGGCGATCGCCGCTTCCGCCTTGCGCTGGCTTTCGAGCGCGAACCGGTCCGAGGCGTCGCGCGTGATGCCGTACTGCCGCGCGAGGAGCTCGGCGGTCTCCCCCATGATCATGCCGCAGACCGAGCAGGTGAACCCGTCGCGGTACATCGCGTCCACCAGCGTGAAGTGGCCCATGCGGTGGCCCCACCGCGCGTCCTCGGCGTCGATGAGATACGGCATCCGGCTCATCGACTCGACCCCGCCCGCCAGCGCGCACTCGATCTCGCCGAGCGCGATCTCCTGCGCGGCGCTCACGATCGCCTG
Protein-coding sequences here:
- a CDS encoding thiolase family protein produces the protein MPGRSVVIVSAARTAIGKYGGSFRTVHPAERGAVAARRVIDTAGLAGEDVEDVWIGHGRQAGSGPNTARQVGKRAGLPHTTPAQTINKACASGLQAIVSAAQEIALGEIECALAGGVESMSRMPYLIDAEDARWGHRMGHFTLVDAMYRDGFTCSVCGMIMGETAELLARQYGITRDASDRFALESQRKAEAAIAAGRFGDEIAPVTIADAKGRETVVGRDEHPRCGATLESLQKLPPVFGAVDGQPGIITAGSSSGITDGGAAVVVMSEERARARGLAPLARITGWASAGVDPRVMGIGPVPAMKKLFERTGTTVDDYDLVELNEAFAAQVLAVLKDVPIAPDRLNVNGGAIALGHPIGATGTRLVVTLLHEMKRRGARRGLATLCVSGGLGMAVAFENLRI